In Sphingomonas sp. Leaf357, a single genomic region encodes these proteins:
- a CDS encoding alpha/beta fold hydrolase codes for MAVAGTPLVCLHATAYSSRSFGALLDALDGKRHVIALDTPGYGESDALPIGGTIADYAEAIADMLPGRCDLFGYHTGVSIAVELALAHPARIGRMTFIGVPYFQALDFAAWRTKLAARHELGETLEQFEERWRFLVTDRPAGLSLERGFENFVDELKAWPDGWWAHEALFEHDLPERLAEVTQTVTVLNPAGHLAGPSRLAAGLMRNATVVELPELRGAVLDLHADVIAGHVLELAEVSA; via the coding sequence ATGGCCGTCGCCGGCACGCCGCTCGTCTGCCTGCACGCGACGGCCTATTCGTCGCGCAGTTTCGGCGCGTTGCTCGACGCGCTCGACGGGAAACGCCATGTCATCGCGCTCGATACCCCGGGATATGGCGAATCCGACGCGTTACCAATCGGAGGCACGATCGCCGATTATGCCGAGGCGATCGCCGACATGCTGCCCGGGCGGTGCGATCTGTTCGGCTATCATACCGGTGTGTCGATCGCCGTTGAACTGGCGCTGGCGCATCCGGCGCGGATCGGCCGGATGACGTTCATAGGCGTGCCCTATTTCCAGGCGCTGGATTTCGCCGCGTGGCGCACGAAGCTGGCGGCACGGCACGAACTTGGCGAGACGCTGGAGCAGTTCGAGGAACGCTGGCGCTTTCTGGTAACGGATCGCCCCGCCGGCCTGTCGCTGGAGCGCGGGTTCGAGAATTTCGTCGATGAACTGAAGGCCTGGCCGGACGGGTGGTGGGCGCATGAGGCGCTGTTCGAGCATGACCTGCCCGAGCGGCTGGCGGAGGTGACGCAAACGGTGACGGTGCTCAATCCGGCGGGGCATCTGGCCGGGCCTTCGCGGCTGGCGGCGGGATTGATGCGCAATGCAACCGTCGTCGAACTGCCGGAATTGCGTGGCGCGGTGCTGGATCTGCATGCCGATGTGATTGCGGGGCATGTGCTGGAGTTGGCCGAGGTGTCCGCCTAA
- a CDS encoding alpha/beta fold hydrolase has product MTIVTLPGGETIWYKITGDGPPLLQIHGSAFGHRNFEKMTPLCARDFAVIDFDLPGYGESRGAPRPGGMQGIADLVFELIELLPYDKVSIHGTSFGAMVALTLAASHPHVVDRLVLSCFLARYDNAARLMRKTWKRCARDSGMVAVADITSVAGFARGFYDRPDAEAVLEQIREANSRTLPEAFIAGTETIEATDLSPLLPRITMPVLLLAGAEDNMTAFDTAPSGFGMRRIAEALPQAELHVIPESGHYLVIEQPEVATGKILSFFSR; this is encoded by the coding sequence ATGACCATCGTGACTTTGCCGGGCGGCGAGACGATTTGGTACAAGATCACCGGGGATGGCCCGCCCTTGCTCCAGATCCACGGTTCCGCCTTCGGCCATCGCAATTTCGAGAAGATGACGCCGCTGTGCGCGCGCGATTTCGCGGTGATCGATTTCGACCTGCCGGGTTACGGCGAGAGCCGGGGGGCGCCCCGTCCGGGCGGGATGCAGGGCATTGCCGATCTGGTGTTCGAGCTGATCGAACTGTTGCCCTATGACAAGGTCAGCATCCACGGCACGTCGTTCGGCGCGATGGTCGCGCTGACGCTCGCCGCGTCGCACCCGCACGTGGTCGATCGGCTGGTGCTCAGCTGCTTCCTCGCACGCTACGACAATGCCGCCCGCCTGATGCGCAAGACGTGGAAGCGCTGCGCCCGCGACAGCGGGATGGTCGCGGTCGCCGACATCACCTCGGTCGCGGGCTTCGCGCGCGGCTTCTACGATCGCCCCGATGCCGAGGCCGTGCTGGAGCAGATCCGCGAGGCCAACAGCAGGACGCTGCCGGAGGCATTCATCGCGGGCACCGAGACGATCGAGGCGACGGATCTTTCGCCGTTGCTCCCGAGGATCACCATGCCGGTCCTGCTGCTGGCCGGGGCGGAGGACAACATGACCGCCTTCGACACCGCACCGAGCGGCTTCGGCATGCGCCGGATCGCCGAGGCGCTGCCCCAGGCGGAACTGCACGTCATCCCCGAAAGCGGTCATTACCTCGTGATCGAGCAGCCGGAGGTCGCGACCGGGAAGATCCTGTCGTTCTTCAGCCGATAG
- a CDS encoding CaiB/BaiF CoA transferase family protein produces MTNGPLANVLVIALEQAVAAPLCTMRLAEAGARVIKIERAEGDFARGYDHVVHGESAYFAWLNRGKQSLTLDIKQAGDSALLDRLIESADVFVQNLAPGATARAGIGSAALRARHPRLVTVDISGYGEDGPAAAMKAYDFLIQCETGLASITGGVTEAGRVGVSVADIACGMNAHAAVLQALLARERTGEGAGIAVSLFDSIADWMTVPLLHHDYAGRAPRRAGLHHATIAPYGAYACGDGRQVVLAIQNDREWRGFCADVLGDIGIATDDRFATNSLRCEHRPALDATIDAVFGALDAATVIARMAAAGTAYASLNDVADLSVHPQLRRVEADSPTGPVALPASPVRWAGIAAAALPIPALGGDSAAIRAEFADRSDAGPEKVPE; encoded by the coding sequence GTGACCAACGGTCCCCTCGCCAACGTCCTCGTGATCGCGCTCGAACAGGCGGTCGCGGCACCGCTCTGCACGATGCGCCTCGCCGAAGCGGGTGCCCGCGTGATCAAGATCGAACGCGCCGAAGGCGATTTCGCGCGCGGTTACGACCATGTCGTCCACGGCGAGAGCGCCTATTTCGCCTGGCTCAATCGCGGCAAGCAAAGCCTGACGCTCGACATCAAGCAGGCGGGAGACTCGGCCTTGCTCGATCGCCTGATCGAGAGCGCCGACGTGTTCGTGCAGAACCTCGCGCCGGGCGCGACGGCGCGGGCCGGGATCGGATCGGCCGCGCTCCGCGCGCGCCATCCGCGCCTCGTCACCGTCGATATCTCCGGCTACGGCGAGGACGGCCCCGCCGCTGCCATGAAGGCCTATGATTTCCTGATCCAGTGCGAGACCGGCCTCGCGTCGATCACCGGGGGCGTCACCGAAGCGGGTCGCGTCGGCGTGTCGGTCGCCGACATCGCGTGCGGAATGAACGCGCATGCCGCGGTCCTGCAGGCGTTGCTGGCGCGCGAGAGGACCGGCGAAGGTGCCGGCATCGCCGTATCCCTGTTCGATTCGATCGCCGACTGGATGACGGTGCCGTTGCTGCATCACGATTATGCCGGCCGCGCGCCGCGGCGCGCCGGGCTGCATCATGCGACGATCGCGCCTTATGGCGCCTATGCCTGTGGCGACGGGCGGCAGGTGGTCCTGGCGATCCAGAACGACCGCGAATGGCGCGGCTTCTGCGCGGACGTGCTGGGCGATATCGGGATCGCGACCGACGATCGCTTCGCGACCAATTCGCTGCGCTGCGAACATCGTCCCGCGCTCGACGCGACGATCGATGCGGTGTTCGGCGCGCTTGACGCCGCCACCGTGATCGCGCGCATGGCCGCCGCCGGCACGGCCTACGCCTCGCTGAACGACGTCGCCGATCTCTCGGTCCATCCGCAACTTCGCCGCGTCGAGGCGGACTCGCCGACCGGCCCGGTCGCGCTGCCGGCGTCGCCGGTGCGGTGGGCGGGCATTGCCGCGGCTGCCCTGCCGATCCCGGCACTGGGAGGCGACAGCGCGGCGATCCGGGCGGAATTCGCCGATCGATCGGACGCCGGGCCGGAAAAGGTGCCCGAATAG
- a CDS encoding FAD-binding oxidoreductase, which yields MLVERPGPTHTNFMSSISQPPPPLAADTAAGAIAADLLALLGVERVETDLEKRTFFSTDLSRRGPTAAAVIRPGDADQVAAAVKLCTSRGVPVIPRGGGFSYTGGYVPDRAESVIVDLRGLDRIVEINRDDMYVVVETGCTWQRLYEALKAKGLRTPYFGPMSGYHATVGGALSQGSFFLGSSQYGPVAESVLAIEVALADGTLLRTGSWGGGAGASPFYRSYGPDLTGLFLGDTGAFGFKTKAVLKLIPFPAAQGFASFAFNDEATAIAAVSAIARTGIAGECYCWDPYFVKIMASATTGLAEDLKLLAGVARGGGASKVRGLFNAARLAAAGKSSFDGDIYMLNLTADDPTRAGADARIAVLKQIASEAGGREMTASAPMAMRGTPFIDFNTPDRRRPMRNLPTHGLLPHSRLPAVSREIRALFDRHREAMERNGIEVGVIYFGVGMQAVCAEPLFYWDDHQHYQHDRIAERSDLVALDEQQTPAATDLVAAIRKELVAIYARYESAHVQIGKSYPWLETRSAAAQALIQTFKRAVDPDRLVNPGSLGL from the coding sequence GTGCTGGTTGAACGGCCCGGCCCCACCCACACCAATTTCATGTCCTCGATCTCACAACCGCCGCCACCACTTGCCGCCGACACGGCCGCTGGTGCGATCGCCGCCGATCTGCTCGCGCTGCTCGGCGTCGAGCGGGTCGAAACCGATCTTGAAAAACGGACCTTCTTCTCGACCGATCTCAGCCGCCGTGGCCCGACCGCGGCGGCGGTGATCCGGCCCGGCGATGCCGATCAGGTGGCGGCGGCGGTGAAGCTCTGCACGTCGCGCGGCGTGCCCGTCATCCCGCGCGGCGGCGGCTTTTCCTACACCGGGGGCTATGTTCCGGATCGGGCCGAAAGCGTCATCGTCGATCTTCGCGGGCTCGACCGGATCGTCGAGATCAACCGCGACGACATGTACGTCGTGGTCGAAACCGGCTGTACCTGGCAGCGCCTGTACGAGGCACTGAAGGCGAAGGGGCTGCGCACGCCGTATTTCGGGCCGATGTCGGGCTATCATGCGACGGTCGGCGGGGCGCTCAGCCAGGGCTCGTTCTTCCTCGGCTCGTCGCAATATGGGCCGGTCGCCGAATCCGTGCTGGCGATCGAGGTCGCGCTGGCCGACGGCACGCTGTTGCGGACCGGATCGTGGGGCGGCGGGGCAGGGGCCTCTCCCTTCTATCGCAGCTACGGACCCGATCTGACCGGTCTGTTCCTCGGCGATACCGGCGCGTTCGGCTTCAAGACCAAGGCTGTGCTGAAGCTCATTCCCTTTCCCGCCGCGCAGGGCTTTGCCAGCTTCGCCTTCAACGACGAAGCGACCGCGATCGCCGCCGTGTCCGCGATCGCTCGCACCGGCATCGCCGGCGAATGCTATTGCTGGGATCCGTATTTCGTGAAGATCATGGCGAGCGCGACGACCGGTCTCGCCGAAGACCTGAAGCTGCTCGCCGGCGTCGCGCGCGGTGGCGGCGCGTCGAAGGTGCGCGGGCTGTTCAACGCCGCGCGGCTGGCGGCGGCGGGCAAGAGTTCGTTCGACGGCGACATCTATATGCTGAACCTGACGGCCGACGATCCGACGCGCGCCGGTGCGGATGCACGCATCGCCGTGCTGAAGCAGATCGCGAGCGAGGCCGGGGGGCGCGAGATGACCGCATCCGCGCCGATGGCGATGCGCGGCACGCCGTTCATCGACTTCAACACGCCCGACCGGCGCCGGCCGATGCGCAACTTGCCGACCCACGGTCTGTTGCCGCACTCCCGCCTTCCCGCCGTCAGCCGGGAGATCCGGGCGCTGTTCGATCGCCACCGCGAGGCGATGGAGCGGAACGGCATCGAAGTCGGGGTGATCTATTTCGGGGTCGGGATGCAGGCGGTCTGCGCCGAACCCTTATTCTATTGGGACGATCACCAGCATTACCAGCATGATCGCATCGCCGAACGCAGCGATCTCGTCGCGCTCGACGAACAGCAAACGCCGGCCGCGACCGACCTCGTCGCCGCGATCCGCAAGGAACTGGTGGCGATCTATGCGCGGTACGAAAGCGCCCATGTCCAGATCGGCAAGTCCTATCCCTGGCTGGAAACGCGGAGTGCCGCGGCGCAGGCGCTGATCCAGACCTTCAAGCGCGCGGTGGATCCGGACCGGCTGGTCAATCCGGGATCGCTCGGCCTGTGA
- a CDS encoding amidase, which translates to MTPHHRLSLAEIASGFCSGALTPEVLVESLLARVDEIDGRLASFVSVDTDGARRAAREAGARWAGGVAFGPLDGVPVGIKDVIDVAGMPTRCHSRTTSDALATRDAGIVARLRAQGAVIVGKLATHEFAIGGPTFDLPFPPARNPWNLDHHPGGSSSGAGAAVTAGLVPLAIGTDTAGSVRNPASACGIVGLKPGRGVLPVDGVVPLAWTLDHVGLLTRSVEDMAIAATALGVDLAADAPGRVGYVRHFHDRDMTASAEVAAALDRVAEALGATEVTLPPLGDFALVNRVILQSEGFAAHAERFRERPEQLSALTRTALLAGAFTSAETLIAAYRQRDVLTAAVDRAFDAVDLLLTASSLEVACRIDDPEEIARTYMLQARGPFNVTGHPALAMMAGLSTGGLPLSVQFVSRMGEEGRLLAAAATWEAALGGPAFPPIG; encoded by the coding sequence GTGACGCCGCATCACCGCCTGAGCCTTGCCGAGATCGCGAGCGGCTTCTGCAGCGGTGCGTTGACGCCGGAAGTCCTGGTCGAATCCTTGCTCGCCCGCGTCGATGAGATCGACGGCCGGCTCGCCAGCTTCGTATCGGTGGACACGGACGGTGCCCGGCGCGCGGCGCGCGAAGCCGGCGCGCGCTGGGCCGGCGGCGTGGCGTTCGGTCCGCTCGATGGCGTGCCGGTCGGGATCAAGGACGTGATCGACGTCGCGGGCATGCCGACGCGGTGCCATTCGCGCACGACGAGCGACGCACTGGCGACACGCGACGCCGGGATCGTGGCCCGCCTGCGCGCGCAGGGGGCGGTGATCGTCGGGAAGCTGGCGACGCACGAATTCGCGATCGGCGGCCCGACGTTCGACCTGCCGTTTCCGCCGGCACGCAATCCGTGGAACCTCGATCATCACCCCGGCGGCTCGTCGTCCGGCGCGGGCGCGGCGGTGACCGCCGGTCTGGTCCCGCTGGCGATCGGCACCGATACCGCCGGATCGGTGCGCAATCCGGCGAGCGCGTGCGGGATCGTCGGATTGAAGCCCGGACGCGGCGTGCTGCCGGTGGACGGCGTGGTGCCGCTGGCCTGGACGCTCGACCATGTCGGGCTGCTGACCCGGAGCGTGGAGGATATGGCGATCGCCGCGACGGCGCTCGGCGTCGATCTTGCCGCCGATGCCCCGGGCCGGGTCGGCTATGTCCGCCATTTCCACGATCGCGACATGACGGCGAGCGCGGAGGTCGCGGCGGCGCTGGATCGCGTGGCGGAGGCGCTGGGCGCGACCGAGGTGACGCTGCCGCCGCTCGGCGATTTCGCTCTGGTCAACCGGGTGATCCTGCAGAGCGAAGGGTTCGCGGCGCATGCCGAGCGCTTCCGCGAGCGGCCCGAACAGCTGTCGGCACTGACGCGCACGGCGCTGCTGGCGGGCGCGTTCACCTCGGCGGAGACGCTGATCGCGGCGTATCGCCAGCGCGATGTCCTGACGGCGGCGGTCGACAGGGCGTTCGACGCGGTCGATCTGCTGCTGACCGCGAGCAGCCTGGAGGTCGCCTGCCGGATCGACGATCCGGAGGAGATCGCGCGCACATACATGCTGCAGGCGCGCGGCCCGTTCAACGTGACGGGGCACCCGGCGCTGGCGATGATGGCCGGGCTGTCGACGGGCGGGCTGCCGCTGTCCGTGCAGTTCGTGAGCCGGATGGGCGAGGAAGGCCGGCTGCTGGCCGCCGCCGCGACATGGGAAGCGGCGCTGGGCGGGCCGGCCTTCCCGCCTATCGGCTGA
- a CDS encoding MmgE/PrpD family protein, with protein MTATVSQTLARFLCTAPALPADVLHEAKRLLLNQFKASVGAADHPAIRILHDWATDDGGPRNGGGAHVHWHGTETSPQGAAMVNGALYEVLDFHDTYIPCFMHAVSAVLPAVLALAEARGAGGAALLRALALGVEAELAVATILMPTAYYRGGVPAGITGGVGAAAACCVLAELDEARTTHALGIAMCTAFGLYASVGSMTLSYITGATARSGLSAFELAERGLTAPATAFEGDRGMFQALCDEDRAKIAPTLATLGQEWRLFGQTYKVVPTETITHGPVECVLAILPRAVGRTVERMTFHVNPLVQSIADERRERFGAPSSESEATFDLRHCAAAAWLRGRFTTAETAPACYSDPEVLALRDRIDLVADEARKTFEGCSLDVAFTDGSREAHAIDNFLGTPGNRVPDDTLAQLFRDYAGALPAGRADTIIETVWALDMVPDIRSLTRLLRIAA; from the coding sequence ATGACCGCCACCGTATCGCAGACCCTCGCCCGGTTCCTCTGCACCGCGCCCGCTCTGCCCGCCGACGTGCTGCACGAAGCCAAGCGCCTGTTGCTCAACCAGTTCAAGGCATCGGTCGGCGCGGCGGATCATCCCGCGATCCGCATCCTGCACGATTGGGCGACCGACGATGGCGGGCCGAGAAACGGTGGCGGCGCGCACGTCCATTGGCATGGCACCGAGACCAGCCCGCAGGGTGCGGCGATGGTCAATGGCGCGCTATACGAGGTGCTCGACTTCCACGACACCTATATCCCGTGCTTCATGCACGCCGTGTCCGCCGTGCTGCCCGCGGTTCTGGCGCTGGCGGAGGCGCGCGGCGCAGGTGGCGCGGCGTTGCTGCGCGCGCTGGCGCTGGGCGTCGAGGCGGAGCTGGCGGTGGCGACGATCCTGATGCCGACGGCCTATTATCGCGGCGGCGTGCCGGCGGGGATCACCGGCGGCGTCGGCGCGGCGGCGGCGTGCTGCGTATTGGCCGAACTGGACGAGGCGCGCACGACGCATGCGCTCGGCATCGCGATGTGCACCGCCTTCGGGCTGTACGCCTCGGTCGGCAGCATGACGCTCAGCTACATCACCGGTGCGACGGCGCGCAGCGGCCTTTCGGCGTTCGAACTGGCTGAACGCGGCCTGACCGCACCGGCCACTGCGTTCGAGGGCGATCGCGGCATGTTCCAGGCGCTGTGCGATGAGGATCGCGCCAAGATCGCCCCAACGCTCGCCACGCTCGGACAGGAATGGCGGCTGTTCGGCCAGACCTACAAGGTCGTGCCGACCGAGACGATCACGCACGGGCCGGTCGAATGCGTCCTCGCGATCCTGCCGCGCGCCGTTGGCCGCACGGTCGAGCGTATGACTTTCCACGTCAATCCGTTGGTCCAGTCGATCGCCGACGAACGCCGCGAACGCTTCGGCGCGCCGTCCAGCGAAAGCGAGGCGACGTTCGACCTGCGCCACTGCGCCGCCGCCGCATGGTTGCGCGGCCGTTTCACCACCGCTGAGACCGCGCCCGCTTGCTATTCCGACCCGGAGGTGCTGGCCCTGCGCGACCGGATCGACCTGGTCGCCGACGAGGCACGCAAGACGTTCGAGGGCTGTTCGCTGGACGTCGCGTTCACCGACGGCAGCCGCGAGGCGCATGCGATCGACAATTTCCTGGGGACGCCCGGCAACCGCGTGCCCGACGACACGCTGGCGCAGCTGTTCCGCGACTATGCCGGCGCGCTGCCGGCGGGCCGCGCGGATACGATCATCGAAACGGTCTGGGCGCTCGACATGGTGCCCGACATCCGCTCGCTCACCCGATTGCTGAGGATCGCCGCATGA
- a CDS encoding acyl-CoA dehydrogenase family protein — protein MTETHDDIRESVRRLCADFPGSYWQAKDRERAYPTEFVRTLTDAGFLSVLIPEEFGGSGLGLGAATAILEEIHRSGCNGGACHAQMYVMGTLLKHGSDAQKRTYLPRIASGELRLQAFGVTEPTSGTDTTRIRTFARRDGDDYVVSGQKIWISRAEHSDLMVLLVRTTPREECAKPSDGMSVLLVDMRDAIGNGLTIRPIRTMLNHATTELFFDNLRVPAGNLLGVEGKGFRYILDGMNAERILIASECIGDGRFFIDRASAYAGERSVFGRAIGENQGVQFPIARAHVQLSAAALMVDKAAAMFDAGKPCGTEANMAKMLASEASWYAADMCVQTHGGFGFAEEYDIERKFRETRLYQVAPISTNLILSHVATHALKLPKSF, from the coding sequence ATGACCGAGACCCATGATGACATCCGCGAATCCGTCCGCCGTCTGTGCGCGGATTTCCCCGGCAGCTACTGGCAGGCCAAGGATCGCGAACGCGCCTACCCCACCGAATTCGTCCGCACGCTGACCGACGCCGGCTTCCTGTCGGTGCTGATCCCGGAGGAATTTGGCGGCTCCGGCCTCGGCCTGGGGGCGGCGACCGCGATCCTCGAGGAAATCCATCGCTCGGGCTGCAACGGCGGCGCATGCCACGCGCAGATGTATGTGATGGGTACGCTGCTGAAACACGGCTCCGACGCGCAGAAGCGGACGTACCTGCCCAGGATCGCGAGCGGCGAGCTGCGGCTTCAGGCGTTCGGCGTGACCGAACCGACCAGCGGTACCGATACCACGCGGATCCGCACCTTCGCCCGGCGGGATGGCGACGATTATGTCGTGTCGGGCCAGAAGATCTGGATCAGCCGCGCCGAGCATAGCGATCTGATGGTATTGCTCGTTCGCACCACGCCGCGCGAGGAGTGCGCCAAGCCCTCCGACGGAATGAGCGTCCTGCTGGTCGACATGCGCGACGCGATCGGCAACGGGCTGACCATCCGCCCGATCCGCACGATGCTCAACCATGCGACGACCGAATTGTTCTTCGACAATCTGCGCGTGCCCGCCGGCAATCTGCTCGGCGTGGAAGGCAAGGGGTTCCGCTACATTCTCGACGGCATGAATGCCGAGCGCATCCTGATCGCCAGCGAATGCATCGGCGACGGGCGATTCTTCATCGATCGCGCCAGCGCCTATGCCGGCGAGCGCAGCGTGTTCGGCCGCGCGATCGGGGAAAACCAGGGCGTGCAATTCCCGATCGCGCGCGCGCACGTGCAACTCTCGGCGGCTGCGCTGATGGTCGACAAGGCGGCGGCGATGTTCGACGCGGGCAAACCGTGCGGCACCGAGGCGAACATGGCCAAGATGCTGGCGTCCGAGGCGAGCTGGTACGCCGCCGATATGTGCGTTCAGACGCATGGCGGGTTCGGCTTTGCGGAGGAATACGACATCGAGCGCAAGTTCCGTGAGACGCGATTGTATCAGGTCGCCCCGATCAGCACGAACCTGATCCTCAGCCACGTCGCGACCCACGCGCTCAAGCTGCCGAAAAGTTTCTGA
- a CDS encoding alpha/beta hydrolase, whose product MTPATDLFIPGRAGKLSVRTKGLEGKPDHVVILVQGANLSGQLGYDFSFDGRSDYSFMEALVARGFGVVTFSIRGYRDSDLTDHPHSVQTEQAIEDTATVIDWVIAQGFARPHLLGWSWGGRIVARYAETRADTIGRMVMLDPAIGGGNIVPFPEKHDWWSNTAAYFRDRLELEFMEASAHEALAAQAEAEEPRSPNGIRVENENGSVAAVADRITCPTLMLYGFAAGMQNYMQGGSGRADFFERLATHDKALVIVPEGGDYGHLQNARYRMWKTIADFLDG is encoded by the coding sequence ATGACACCAGCCACCGACCTGTTCATCCCCGGCCGCGCCGGCAAGCTTTCCGTGCGGACCAAGGGGCTGGAGGGAAAGCCCGATCATGTCGTCATCCTCGTGCAGGGTGCGAACCTTTCGGGGCAATTGGGATATGATTTCAGCTTCGACGGGCGCAGCGATTATTCGTTCATGGAGGCTCTGGTCGCGCGCGGCTTCGGCGTCGTCACCTTCTCGATCCGCGGCTACCGCGACAGCGATCTGACCGACCATCCGCACAGCGTGCAGACCGAACAGGCGATCGAGGATACCGCGACGGTGATCGACTGGGTGATCGCGCAAGGCTTCGCGCGACCGCATCTGCTCGGCTGGTCGTGGGGCGGACGGATCGTCGCGCGCTATGCCGAGACCCGCGCCGATACGATCGGACGGATGGTGATGCTCGATCCCGCGATCGGCGGCGGCAACATCGTGCCGTTCCCGGAGAAGCATGATTGGTGGTCGAACACCGCCGCCTATTTCCGCGATCGGCTGGAACTGGAGTTCATGGAGGCGTCGGCGCACGAAGCGCTCGCCGCGCAGGCCGAGGCGGAAGAGCCGCGCTCGCCCAACGGCATCCGCGTCGAGAACGAGAATGGCAGCGTCGCGGCGGTCGCCGATCGCATCACCTGCCCGACGCTGATGCTCTACGGCTTCGCGGCGGGGATGCAGAATTACATGCAGGGCGGATCGGGCCGCGCGGATTTCTTCGAACGTCTGGCGACGCACGACAAGGCGCTGGTGATCGTGCCCGAGGGCGGCGATTACGGCCACCTGCAGAATGCGCGTTATCGCATGTGGAAGACGATCGCCGACTTCCTCGATGGTTGA
- a CDS encoding LysR family transcriptional regulator codes for MEIQQLRHLIAAVEHRNLLKAADKAYISQSGLSRSLKSLEHRLGVPLLIRGPKGVEPTIYGLTVIRRAKVILNEVAKSIAEVRALEQGRIGETTFGITQNYANYLMPELLAALHAERPGLHVNVVADGFLELVDKVKSEEIDFAFGLIGRIHHSDGIVIEPLMENRSRVFAGSHHPLAGKSDISIKDLAGAQWAMLSSESVQRGFGLFFETRGLAVAPQMLKSNSIAMIRHVVVASDALTILPQAVVQREIDSGVLVALDCETPVERTRIGLIFRDGGLITPQADVVVQGIRAAVARHADTPEIVPDLPRLAAVK; via the coding sequence ATGGAGATCCAACAGCTACGTCACCTCATCGCCGCGGTCGAGCATCGCAACCTGCTCAAGGCTGCGGACAAGGCGTATATCTCGCAATCCGGGCTGAGCCGGAGTCTCAAGAGTCTCGAACATCGGCTCGGCGTGCCGCTGCTGATCCGTGGCCCCAAGGGCGTGGAGCCGACCATCTACGGTCTCACCGTGATCCGGCGGGCCAAGGTCATCCTCAACGAAGTGGCCAAATCGATCGCCGAGGTCCGCGCGTTGGAACAGGGCCGGATCGGCGAGACGACCTTCGGCATCACCCAGAATTACGCCAATTATCTAATGCCCGAATTGCTCGCGGCGCTGCACGCTGAACGGCCCGGCCTGCACGTCAACGTCGTCGCGGACGGGTTTCTCGAACTGGTCGACAAGGTGAAGTCGGAGGAGATCGATTTCGCCTTCGGCCTGATCGGGCGCATCCACCATAGCGACGGGATCGTCATCGAACCGTTGATGGAGAATCGCTCGCGCGTCTTCGCCGGCAGCCATCATCCGCTGGCCGGCAAGAGCGACATCTCGATCAAGGATCTCGCCGGCGCGCAATGGGCGATGCTGAGCAGCGAAAGCGTGCAGCGCGGCTTCGGCCTGTTTTTCGAGACACGCGGTCTGGCGGTCGCGCCGCAGATGCTCAAGAGCAATTCGATCGCCATGATCCGCCACGTCGTCGTCGCGTCCGATGCGTTGACGATCCTGCCGCAGGCCGTGGTCCAGCGCGAGATCGATTCGGGCGTGCTGGTCGCGCTGGATTGCGAAACGCCGGTCGAACGCACGCGGATCGGCCTGATCTTCCGCGACGGTGGATTAATCACGCCGCAGGCCGACGTTGTCGTGCAGGGCATTCGCGCCGCCGTGGCGCGGCACGCCGACACACCCGAAATCGTACCCGACCTTCCACGATTGGCTGCCGTAAAATGA